In Pseudomonas oryzihabitans, the DNA window AATGGGGCTACTACCAGGCCAAGGGCGAAAAGCAGAACCTCGCCGACTTGGGCGCCGCGCTCACTACCAACCCCGAGACCGCACAACGCTTCATCCAGGACAGCCAACGCTATGCCCAGCAAAAGGCCGAGATCCGCACCAAGGCCGAAGCCTTGGAAGCCAAGGTCGACGCCAACGAAGCCCTGAGCGAAACCCAACTCCACCGCCACCACCGCTGGGCCCAGGCCACCATGCTCATGCAGGTCGCCATCTCCCTGGCCGCCATCACTCTGCTGACCCGGCGGCGGTGGTTGCAGGCGGCGGTCTATGGGGTGGCGGGGGGAGGGGTAGTGGTTGGGATGTTGGCGCTGTTGCATGTGTAAGCGCCAGAAGCGTGAAAAGCGATCTGCAGGCACAAAAAAGCCGCGCAAGGCGCGGCTCCTG includes these proteins:
- a CDS encoding DUF4337 domain-containing protein codes for the protein MSSEYEVHGPHDHEVEHAAHSAHRRDSLTGRIAVTTAILATLGALCAYQGGNAESLALYYKNEEAIAKTEAANQWGYYQAKGEKQNLADLGAALTTNPETAQRFIQDSQRYAQQKAEIRTKAEALEAKVDANEALSETQLHRHHRWAQATMLMQVAISLAAITLLTRRRWLQAAVYGVAGGGVVVGMLALLHV